ATAGATGAAAAAAATTGAATCTTGTATTTGTAAGGAAGGTTTTAAATGAAGGTACTCATTGTTTTTGGAACTCGTCCTGAAGCTATTAAAATGGCACCATTAGCTTTAAAACTGATAATTGATCAAAGATTTAATACTCAAGTTTGTGTAACAGCTCAACATAGAGAAATGTTAGATCAGGTACTCAGTCTATTCGGATTAATTCCTGATTATGACCTAGATCTAATGAGATCTGGTCAGAACTTAACTGATATAAGCGTAGGAATACTTCAAGGTATGAATAAGATTCTTGAAGAAGCAAAACCTGATATTGTATTAGTTCATGGTGATACGGCAACAACTTTTTTTACAAGTCTTGCAGCATATTATTCAAAAATCTCCATAGGTCATGTAGAAGCAGGCCTACGAACCGGAAATTTATTTTCTCCATGGCCAGAAGAGGCAAATCGGAAGTTAACAGGTGCCTTAGCAGACCTTCATTTTTCACCAACAGAAAATTCAAAGAAAAACCTTCTAAATGAAGGAGTAAGCTCCGAGAAAATATTTGTTACTGGCAATACAGTAATAGATTCCTTGTTAGAAGTAGTACGAAAATTAGATGAAGATAAGAAGATATATGATAAATTTAATAATGAATTTAATTTCCTTGATGACAATAAAAAATTAATTTTATTAACTGGGCATCGACGCGAAAGCTTTGGTGGCGGATTTGAACGTATTTGTCAAGCTATTTTGGAAATTGCGAAATCACATAGAAATGTACAAATAGTATATCCCTTACATTTAAATCCAAATGTAAGGGAACCTGTTAATCGACTATTAAATGACGTAGATAATATTTTCCTGATAGAGCCTTTAGACTATCTTCCATTTATCTATCTAATGAATAAATCATACATTATTCTATCAGATTCTGGTGGAATTCAGGAGGAAGCTCCTTCGCTAGGTAAACCAGTACTAGTAATGCGTGACACAACAGAACGACCAGAAGCTGTTAAAGCCGGAACTGTAAAATTAGTAGGAACAAAAGTAGATGTTATTATTAAGGAAACATCTACATTACTTACTGATAAAGACAGCTATAATAAAATGAGTTTTGCCCATAATCCATATGGGGATGGTCAAGCATCAAAAAAAATAATTAATGTGTTAGCTGATTTTGAAAAAAATTTTAAAAGATTAAATATATAGCTTAAAAAGCTTTTTTAAAAAGACACTTTTGTTCAAATAGGGATATTTATGAACTTTGAAAAAATCTCAGTAGTTGGTTTAGGGTATATAGGATTACCAACAGCTGCTATGCTAGCAACTCAAAAAATTAACGTAATCGGTGTTGACATTAATCAAGACACTATAAATATTGTCAACTCAGGCAATATACATATTATAGAGCCGGGCCTGGAACAAATTGTTCAGAAGGCAGTATCTAGCGGATATTTACACGCAACGACTAAACATCAATCTGCTGATGCATTTTTAATTGCTGTTCCTACTCCTTTTATTGAGGAGTCAAAAGTTAAAGATAAAAAAGCAGATCTAGGATATATTGAGGCTGCATCGAAATCACTAGCGCCTTTATTAAAAATTGGTGATTTAATTGTACTTGAGTCAACCTCTCCAGTAGGTACAACAGAGAAAATTTCGGAGTGGCTTGCCGAAGCACGCCCTGATCTCACATTTCCGCACGCTGATGGAGAGTTATCCGATATAAGAATTGCTTATTGTCCAGAAAGAGTATTGCCTGGGAATGTCCTTCATGAACTTGTTGAAAACGATCGTGTTATAGGTGGCTTAACAAAAAAATGTTCCGAAGCAGCAGAAAGCCTATATAAGATTTTTGTTAGAGGTGAATGCTTGTTAACTACAGCACGTACTGCTGAGATGAGCAAACTTACAGAGAATAGTTTTAGGGATTTAAATATCGCATTCGCAAATGAACTATCAGTTATTTGCAGCAAATTAAATATCAATACATGGGAATTGATATCTCTTGCTAATAGGCATCCCCGAGTCAATATCCTTCAACCAGGTGCTGGCGTAGGAGGACACTGTATAGCAGTCGACCCTTGGTTTATTGTTCAATCATGTCCTGCTGAATCAAGACTCATTCGTACAGCACGTGATGTAAATGACTGTAAACCTGAATGGGTATTGAATCAGTTGGAGGTTATTTTAAAAAATATAAGAGTCAAGAATCCCGGCTACACTAGCAGAGATATTACTGTTGCTTGCTTGGGAATTACCTTTAAGCCAAACATTGATGATCTTAGAGAGAGTCCTGCTTTAATGATTGCAGAGGGAATCACAAATCTTGACTGTAACTTACAAATTGTTGAGCCTAATATCCAACTTTTACCTGAAAATCTCTCCAATAAAAATGTTGAACTAGTTTCTTTAGATCACTCATTAATGAATGCAGATATTTTTTGCATACTTGTAAAGCACAATGAATTTCAAAAATTAGTAAATAAATTCGATCGGAAAGATAATATTATCGACGTAGTTGGCCTTCTTAGCTAGCTATTTAATAATACAGCAAAGTGTTTGATCCCTCTAACTTTCAAACCGTTGGGCAGAACTCAATATGGATGTATTATTAAAACATGCTGAAGATCTTGCTAGTCGTCTTATAATGGATGTGTATTTACCTATTCAAGGTCGTGTTGCCTATGTAGTCAGCCACGGACAAAGTTATGCTAGCAACGGTTATTCAATACGAACACAAGCGATAGCCAAAGCATTAAATATAAATGGATTAGAAACTCTTTGCTTTGTTCGCCCTGGTAGACCATGGGAGTTGGGGGTAAAAAAAGGCTCAATTAATCCTGAGGTTGCAATTAATGGAGTAAGATATATTCATAGCCGATGGAAAAATGACATACCTCCTAACAATGAACAAGCTTCACTTGAAGCAAGTGTGGCTTGTTATTCAGACCTTTTTAGCATTTATCGGCCAGAAATTATATTAGCAGCTTCAGATTATACGGTCGGCTTGCCAGCATGGATTGTCTCTAAATCACTGGGATTGCCTTTTTATAATGAGGTAAGAGGATTTTGGGAGCTTTCAAAAGCAGCCAGAGAACCTGGTTTTGAAAAAACTTTGGATTTTCAAATAGAAGCAGATCGTAATTCTTTTGTAAGTAGTAAAGCAATAAAAATCTTTACCTTAAACCAAAGAATGAAAGCCGAGCTTACAAAACGTGGATTGGACAATAATAAAATATCTATTGTACCTAACTGTATAAGTGAGGTTCCAAAAGTTAGGCAAAGTATTTCTAATTTGAGGGCTAAGCTGAGAATAAATGATGATGACAAGGTTGTAGGATATATTGGTAGTTTCTCTTCATATGAAGGAATAGATTTACTTATTGATGCTTGTAAAAAGTTAAGAATCCAAGAAGAGAAAATCAAATTACTACTTGTAGGAGATTATGAACCAGTAAATGAAACGATATCAACACCACAAAGAATTTCCAATGAATCTTGGTTTATTCAGGTAGGACGAGTACCACATGAATTGGTTGCTGATTATT
The DNA window shown above is from Microbulbifer variabilis and carries:
- the wecB gene encoding non-hydrolyzing UDP-N-acetylglucosamine 2-epimerase, yielding MKVLIVFGTRPEAIKMAPLALKLIIDQRFNTQVCVTAQHREMLDQVLSLFGLIPDYDLDLMRSGQNLTDISVGILQGMNKILEEAKPDIVLVHGDTATTFFTSLAAYYSKISIGHVEAGLRTGNLFSPWPEEANRKLTGALADLHFSPTENSKKNLLNEGVSSEKIFVTGNTVIDSLLEVVRKLDEDKKIYDKFNNEFNFLDDNKKLILLTGHRRESFGGGFERICQAILEIAKSHRNVQIVYPLHLNPNVREPVNRLLNDVDNIFLIEPLDYLPFIYLMNKSYIILSDSGGIQEEAPSLGKPVLVMRDTTERPEAVKAGTVKLVGTKVDVIIKETSTLLTDKDSYNKMSFAHNPYGDGQASKKIINVLADFEKNFKRLNI
- the wecC gene encoding UDP-N-acetyl-D-mannosamine dehydrogenase; amino-acid sequence: MNFEKISVVGLGYIGLPTAAMLATQKINVIGVDINQDTINIVNSGNIHIIEPGLEQIVQKAVSSGYLHATTKHQSADAFLIAVPTPFIEESKVKDKKADLGYIEAASKSLAPLLKIGDLIVLESTSPVGTTEKISEWLAEARPDLTFPHADGELSDIRIAYCPERVLPGNVLHELVENDRVIGGLTKKCSEAAESLYKIFVRGECLLTTARTAEMSKLTENSFRDLNIAFANELSVICSKLNINTWELISLANRHPRVNILQPGAGVGGHCIAVDPWFIVQSCPAESRLIRTARDVNDCKPEWVLNQLEVILKNIRVKNPGYTSRDITVACLGITFKPNIDDLRESPALMIAEGITNLDCNLQIVEPNIQLLPENLSNKNVELVSLDHSLMNADIFCILVKHNEFQKLVNKFDRKDNIIDVVGLLS